A section of the Pseudophryne corroboree isolate aPseCor3 chromosome 11, aPseCor3.hap2, whole genome shotgun sequence genome encodes:
- the LOC134970342 gene encoding L-lactate dehydrogenase A chain yields the protein MASTKEKLIKNVLGEAAAPQNKVTIVGVGAVGMACAISVLQKDLADELALVDVIEDKLKGEMMDLQHGSLFLRTPKIVSGKDYSVTANSKLVVVTAGARQQEGESRLNLVQRNVNIFKFIIPNIVKYSPNCILLIVSNPVDVLTYVAWKISGFPKHRVIGSGCNLDSARFRYLMGEKLGIHSLSCHGWVIGEHGDSSVPVWSGVNVAGVSLKTLNPDMGTSADKENWKEVHKQVVESAYEVIKLKGYTSWAIGLSVADLAETILKNLRRVHPISTMVKGLYGVKDEVFLSIPSVLGNQGITDVVQMTLKTDEEECLRKSADTLWSIQKELQF from the exons ATGGCAAGCACCAAAGAGAAGCTGATCAAGAATGTGCTGGGTGAGGCGGCCGCTCCTCAGAACAAGGTGACCATAGTTGGCGTTGGTGCAGTTGGCATGGCCTGTGCCATCAGCGTCCTGCAGAAG GACTTGGCCGATGAGCTTGCTCTGGTTGACGTGATAGAAGACAAGTTGAAGGGGGAAATGATGGACCTCCAACATGGCAGCCTCTTCCTGCGCACTCCAAAGATTGTGTCTGGGAAAG ATTACAGTGTCACAGCCAACTCCAAGCTGGTGGTCGTAACCGCCGGTGCCCGCCAACAAGAGGGAGAGAGCCGCCTGAACCTGGTGCAGCGCAACGTCAACATCTTCAAATTTATCATTCCCAATATTGTGAAGTACAGTCCCAACTGCATACTGCTGATTGTCTCCAACCCTG ttgATGTCTTGACGTACGTAGCCTGGAAAATCAGCGGCTTCCCCAAGCACCGAGTCATCGGCAGTGGCTGCAACCTGGACTCTGCCCGCTTCCGCTACCTCATGGGGGAGAAGCTGGGCATTCACTCCCTGAGCTGCCACGGCTGGGTCATCGGTGAACACGGAGACTCCAGTG TGCCGGTCTGGAGTGGGGTGAATGTGGCCGGAGTGTCTCTGAAGACCCTGAATCCTGACATGGGAACAAGTGCGGATAAGGAGAACTGGAAAGAGGTGCACAAGCAGGTAGTGGAAAG TGCTTATGAAGTCATCAAGCTGAAGGGCTACACTTCCTGGGCCATCGGCCTCTCTGTGGCAGATCTCGCTGAAACGATCCTCAAGAACCTCCGACGTGTCCACCCAATCTCTACTATGGTCAAG GGACTGTACGGTGTGAAGGATGAAGTCTTCCTTAGTATACCATCTGTTCTGGGGAACCAGGGCATCACCGATGTGGTACAGATGACCCTGAAGACTGATGAAGAGGAGTGTTTGAGGAAGAGCGCAGACACCCTCTGGTCCATTCAGAAGGAGCTACAGTTCTAA